In a genomic window of Cuculus canorus isolate bCucCan1 chromosome 4, bCucCan1.pri, whole genome shotgun sequence:
- the GPR78 gene encoding G-protein coupled receptor 78, whose translation MDLAGVLLALLLVLVLVVSLLSNLLVLLCFVYSTEIRKQVAGVFLVNLSFCNLLLTVLNMPFTLLGILRNQQPLGGCVCKAVGFLETFLTSNTMLSMAALSIDKWIAVVFPLSYTSKMRYKDAVILMGYSWLHSLTFPLVSLFYSWVDYSSVYASCTLHLKEETERRMFTVFTIVFHSTSFMLSLVILCFTYLKVLKVARFHCKRIDIITMQTLVLLVDIHPSVKQRCLNEQKRRRQRATKKISIFIGSFVICFGPYIITRLVELLPFVTINYYWGIISKCLTYSKAASDPFVYSLLRQQYKKVLINIINRILKRDLYPSSGYNSSLDTENDYCLHRTN comes from the exons ATGGACTTGGCAGGCGTGCTGCTGGCGTTGCTCCTCGTGCTGGTGCTGGTTGTCTCCCTGCTCTCCAACCTCCTGGTGCTGCTATGCTTCGTCTACAGTACGGAGATCCGCAAGCAGGTCGCCGGGGTTTTCCTGGTGAACTTATCCTTTTGCAACCTGCTCCTCACGGTCCTGAACATGCCTTTTACCCTGCTGGGGATCCTGAGGAACCAGCAACCTCTCGGAGGCTGCGTCTGCAAGGCGGTGGGCTTCCTGGAAACTTTCCTGACTTCCAACACAATGCTGAGCATGGCAGCGCTCAGCATCGACAAATGGATTGCCGTGGTGTTCCCCTTAAGCTACACTAGCAAGATGCGGTATAAGGATGCTGTGATACTGATGGGTTACTCGTGGCTCCACTCCCTCACTTTCCCCTTGGTATCCTTGTTTTACTCGTGGGTAGATTACAGCAGTGTTTATGCCTCTTGCACCCTGCACCTGAAGGAAGAGACGGAGCGGAGAATGTTTACAGTGTTCACCATCGTCTTTCACTCCACCAGTTTCATGCTGTCGCTGGTGATCTTGTGTTTCACCTATCTAAAGGTGCTGAAAGTTGCCCGGTTCCACTGCAAGCGGATAGACATCATCACCATGCAGACTCTGGTTTTGCTGGTGGATATCCACCCCAG tgTGAAGCAGCGCTGTCTTAATGAGCAGAAACGGAGGAGGCAGAGGGCTACCaagaaaatcagtatttttataGGGTCGTTTGTGATCTGTTTTGGTCCTTACATTATCACCAG GTTGGTAGAGCTCCTTCCTTTTGTTACCATAAATTACTACTGGGGAATTATAAGCAAGTGCCTCACCTACAGTAAGGCTGCATCCGATCCATTTGTTTACTCACTCTTACGTCAACAGTATAAAAAAGTTCTGATCAACATCATCAATAGGATACTTAAAAGGGACCTGTATCCGTCATCAGGGTACAACAGTTCTCTCGACACTGAAAATGATTACTGTTTGCACAGAACAAACTAA